In Strigops habroptila isolate Jane chromosome 14, bStrHab1.2.pri, whole genome shotgun sequence, one genomic interval encodes:
- the FASN gene encoding fatty acid synthase, whose product MEDVVIAGIAGKLPESENLQEFWENLLNGVDMVTEDDRRWKPGMYGLPKRNGKLKDISKFDASFFGVHPKQAHTMDPQLRLLLEVSYEAILDGGINPATLRGTDTGVWIGASGSEAGEALSQDPEKLLGYSMTGCQRAMLANRISYFYDFSGPSIAIDTACSSSLIALENAYKAIRHGQCSAALVGGTNLLLKPNTSVQFMKLGMLSPDGACKAFDASGNGYCRSEAVVVVLLTKRSMAKRIYATIVNAGSNTDGFKEQGVTFPSGEMQQRLVSSLYRECGIKLEEVEYVEAHGTGTKVGDPQEVNGIVSIFHQCERVPLLIGSTKSNMGHPEPVSGLAALAKVILSLEHGLWAPNLHFNTPNPDIPALQDGTLEVVCKPTPVKGGLVGINSFGFGGANAHVILRPNENKRQPLETCSTPRLVQICGRTQEAVETLIQESRKHGGCSPFLSLLTDISAVPVSSMPYRGYTLVGTESDIKEVQQVQASGRPLWYICSGMGSQWKGMGLSLMKLDLFRESILRSDEALKNTGLKVSDLLLQADENTFDETVYAFVGLAAIQIAQIDLLKAAGLQPDGILGHSVGELACGYADNCLSQEEAILGAYWRGRCVKEAKLPPGAMAAVGLTWEECKQCCPPNVVPACHNSEDTVTVSGPLESVNEFVAKLKQEGVFAKEVRSAGVAYHSYYMASIAPVLLNALKKVIPHPKPRSARWISTSIPECQWQSDLARSCSAEYHVNNLVNPVLFHDGLKHVPENAVVVEIAPHALLQAILRRTLKPTCTILPLMKKEHKNNLEFFLTQTGKIHLTGINVLGNNLFPLVEYPVPVGTPLISPYIKWDHSQDWDVPKAEDFPAGSKGSASASIYSIDVSPDSPDHYLVDHCIDGRVLYPATGYLVLAWQTLARSVGMAMEQMAVTFEEVTIHQATVLPKKGSVQLEVRLMPASHYFEVSGNGNLTVSGKIFLLENTALKNFHNQLVDFQTQADMSSKSGLLKEDIYQELHLRGYNYGPTFQGVLECNSEASTGKVLWNGNWVTFLDTLLHMMVLAKSGRSLRLPTRIRSVCIDAVLHQEKVCQYQDNVEALDVVVDPCLGSLKAGGVQINGLHASVAPRRQQERIPPTLEKFCFVPYTESNCLSSSVHLCAYLDRCKDLIQNVQAKVAVHGVKLVIPGLKTAVAAAESSPIQKGLQHILAEICRLELNGNLSSELEQIVTQEKMHFQDDPLLNGLLDSSELKTCLGVALENMTSHRMKIVEALAGSGRLFSRIKSILNTQPLLQVDYIATDRMLKTLSDSETELQDAGVSVSQWDPSCLPSGDLANADLVVYNCLSTVLGNTTEILSNLAAAVKEGGFVLLHTLLKGETFGEIVSFLTSPDLQQKHSFLSEAQWEGLFSKASLNLVAMKKSFFGSVIFLCRRQAPAKTPIFLPVDETHFMWVESLKEILADPSEQPVWLTATTCGNSGILGMVNCLRLEAEGHRIRCVFVSNLNPSSAVPPTSLSSLEMQKIVQRDLVMNVYRDGKWGSFRHLPLEQAQPQELTEYAYVNVLTRGDLSSLRWIVSPLQHFHTTNPNVQLCKVYYASLNFRDIMLATGKLSPDAIPGNWALQQCMLGMEFSGRDLAGRRVMGLLPAKGLATVVDCDKRFLWEVPKTWTLEEAASVPVVYATAYYALVVRGGMKKGESILIHSGSGGVGQAAIAIALSMGCHVFTTVGSTEKREYLQARFPQLDANSFASSRNTTFEQHILRLTNGKGVNLVLNSLAEEKLQASLRCLAQHGRFLEIGKFDLSNNSQLGMALFLKNVAFHGILLDAVFEENQEWEVVSELLKKGIKDGVVKPLRSTVFSKEEVEAAFRFMAQGKHIGKVMIKVQEEELESPLRRSDPVKISAISRTSCPPTKSYIITGGLGGFGLELAQWLVERGAQKLILTSRSGIRTGYQAERVRQWKALGIQVLVSTSDIATLEGTQLLIEEALQLGPVGGIFNLAVVLRDGMIENQTPELFREVNKPKYSGTLHLDWVTRKKCPDLDYFVVFSSVSCGRGNAGQSNYGFANSTMERICEQRHHDGLPGLAIQWGAIGDVGILLKTMGDREIVIGGTIPQQISSCLEVLDIFLNQPHPIMSSFVLAEKVSVKTEGGSQQDLVAAVAHILGVRDVSSLNAESTLADLGLDSLMGVEVRQTLERDYDIIMTMREIRLLTVNKLRELSSKSGTAEELKPSQLMKTGPGKPPKLDLNNLLVNPEGPTITRLNDVQSTERPLFLVHPIEGSVAVFYTLTSRLHMPCYGLQCTKAAPLDSIQSLAAYYIDCMKQIQPEGPYRIAGYSFGACVAFEMCSQLQDQQNASHALNSLFLFDGSHSFVAAYTQSYRAKLAQGNEAALETEALCAFVQQFTGIEYNKLLEVLLPLKDLEARVNAAADLVTQIHANINREALSFAAASFYHKLKAADKYIPESKYHGNVTLMRAKSHNEYEEGLGGDYRLSEVCDGKVSVHIVEGDHHTLLEGDGVESIIGIIHSSLAEPRVSVREG is encoded by the exons GTATTAATCCGGCCACCCTACGTGGCACAGACACAGGTGTATGGATTGGTGCCAGTGGGTCAGAAGCTGGTGAAGCCCTTAGCCAAGATCCAGAAAAGCTTTTGGGATACAGCATGACTGGCTGCCAGCGTGCTATGTTAGCCAACAGGATTTCCTACTTTTATGACTTTTCAG GACCAAGCATAGCTATTGACACGGCCTGCTCCTCTAGCCTCATCGCTCTGGAAAATGCATATAAGGCAATTCGTCATGGACAGTGCAGTGCAGCCCTAGTAGGAGGGACCAACCTTTTGCTGAAACCAAACACTTCTGTGCAGTTTATGAAACTGGGTATGCTTAGTCCTGATGGTGCCTGCAAGGCTTTTGATGCTTCAG GAAATGGATATTGTCGCTCTGAAGCAGTTGTTGTCGTTCTCTTGACCAAGAGATCTATGGCTAAACGGATCTATGCCACAATAGTCAATGCTGGAAGCAACACTGATGGCTTTAAGGAGCAAG GTGTGACATTCCCATCTGGAGAGATGCAGCAGCGGTTGGTCAGCTCTTTGTACAGAGAATGTGGTATCAAACTTGAAGAAGTGGAGTACGTTGAAGCTCATGGGACAGGCACCAAG GTTGGAGATCCACAGGAAGTAAATGGCATTGTAAGTATCTTCCATCAATGTGAGAGAGTGCCACTGTTGATTGGATCAACCAAGTCAAACATGGGTCATCCAGAGCCTGTCTCTGGGCTTGCTGCATTAGCCAAG GTCATTCTTTCTCTGGAACATGGGCTGTGGGCTCCAAATCTTCATTTCAATACCCCAAACCCAGATATTCCTGCCTTACAAGATGGCACTTTGGAGGTTGTTTGTAAACCAACGCCAGTGAAAGGTGGCCTTGTCGGTATCAACTCTTTTGGCTTTGGAGGTGCTAATGCTCATGTCATTCTGAGGCCAAATGAGAACAAACGCCAGCCTCTAGAGACTTGCAGCACGCCAAGACTGGTTCAAATTTGTGGCAGAACCCAGGAAGCTGTGGAAACATTAattcaggaaagcaggaaacatGGAGGATGCAGCCCATTTTTAAGCCTGCTCACTGATATCTCTGCAGTTCCTGTATCCTCCATGCCCTACAGGGGCTACACGTTAGTTGGCACTGAGAGTGACATAAAAGAGGTTCAGCAAGTTCAGGCATCGGGTAGACCGCTCTGGTACATCTGCTCAG GCATGGGATCTCAGTGGAAAGGTATGGGCTTGAGCCTTATGAAGTTGGACTTGTTTCGCGAGTCTATATTGCGCTCAGATGAGGCTTTGAAGAACACAGGTCTAAAGGTCTCAGACCTGCTTCTGCAAGCAGATGAAAACACTTTTGATGAGACCGTCTATGCATTTGTTGGACTTGCTGCTATTCAG ATTGCCCAGATTGATTTGCTGAAGGCTGCAGGTCTGCAACCTGATGGGATTTTGGGCCACTCAGTGGGAGAACTAGCTTGTGGCTATGCAGATAACTGCTTAAGTCAGGAAGAAGCCATTCTTGGCGCTTATTGGCGGGGACGATGTGTTAAAGAGGCCAAATTGCCCCCAGGAGCAATGGCTGCTGTTG GTCTGACATGGGAGGAATGTAAGCAATGCTGTCCTCCAAATGTGGTACCAGCCTGTCACAACTCAGAAGATACTGTTACTGTTTCGGGGCCTCTG GAGTCTGTGAATGAGTTTGTAgctaaactgaaacaggagggTGTGTTTGCAAAGGAGGTGCGCAGTGCTGGAGTCGCATATCATTCCTATTACATGGCATCTATTGCACCAGTGCTGCTCAATGCCCTGAAAAAG GTCATTCCACACCCTAAACCTCGTTCAGCACGGTGGATCAGTACCTCTATCCCTGAATGTCAGTGGCAGAGTGATCTGGCTAGGAGTTGCTCTGCAGAGTATCATGTGAACAACCTAGTGAATCCAGTGCTGTTCCACGATGGTCTGAAACATGTTCCAGAGAATGCTGTTGTAGTAGAGATTGCTCCACATGCTCTTTTACAG GCTATCTTGAGGAGAACTTTGAAACCAACTTGCACCATTCTGCCTTTGAtgaagaaagaacacaaaaataatttggagtTCTTCCTAACACAGACTGGAAAGATTCATTTAACTGG GATAAATGTTCTTGGAAATAACTTGTTCCCACTTGTGGAATACCCTGTCCCAGTGGGGACACCCCTTATTTCTCCATACATCAAATGGGACCACAGCCAGGACTGGGATGTTCCAAAAGCTGAAGACTTTCCAGCAGGTTCCAAAGGCTCTGCATCTGCTTCAATCTACAGTATTG ATGTGAGTCCTGACTCTCCTGACCACTACCTGGTCGATCACTGCATTGATGGCAGAGTCCTGTACCCAGCAACCGGATACCTGGTACTGGCTTGGCAAACTCTGGCACGGTCTGTTGGCATGGCTATGGAGCAAATGGCTGTTACGTTTGAAGAAGTCACAATTCACCAGGCAACTGTCCTTCCCAAAAAGG GATCAGTACAGCTGGAAGTAAGACTCATGCCTGCTTCCCACTATTTTGAGGTGTCAGGGAATGGGAATTTGACTGTGAGTG GGAAGATTTTCCTCCTAGAAAACACTGCTCTGAAGAACTTCCATAACCAGCTAGTTGACTTTCAGACTCAAGCAGACATGAGCTCAAAGTCTGGCCTCTTGAAAGAAGACATTTACCAAGAGCTGCATCTGCGTGGATATAATTATGGACCAACTTTCCAGGGTGTTCTAGAATGCAATAGTGAAG CAAGCACAGGGAAAGTTCTTTGGAATGGGAACTGGGTGACCTTCCTTGACACCCTGCTACACATGATGGTCTTAGCTAAGAGTGGGCGCAGTCTGCGCTTACCCACCAGGATTCGCTCAGTGTGTATTGATGCAGTGCTGCATCAAGAGAAGGTGTGCCAATACCAGGACAATGTAGAAG ctCTTGATGTTGTTGTGGACCCCTGTCTTGGTAGCCTTAAAGCAGGAGGTGTTCAGATCAATGGTCTTCATGCTTCTGTTGCACCACGGCGACAGCAGGAACGGATCCCTCCCACCCTggaaaaattctgctttgtgCCCTATACCGAGAGTAACTGTTTGTCTTCCAGTGTCCATCTTTGTGCCTACCTGGACCGCTGCAAAG ATCTGATCCAGAACGTACAGGCTAAGGTGGCAGTGCATGGGGTCAAATTAGTCATCCCTGGACTAAAaactgcagtggctgctgcagagtCCTCACCCATACAGAAGGGCCTTCAGCATATCCTTGCCGAAATATGCCGTCTGGAACTGAACGGAAACCTCTCTTCTGAGCTGGAACAGATTGTGACTCAGGAGAAAATGCACTTCCAGGATGACCCTCTTCTCAATGGGTTGCTAGATTCTTCAGAGTTGAAGACTTGCCTTGGTGTGGCATTGGAGAACATGACCAGTCACAGAATGAAGATAGTAGAG gCTCTTGCAGGAAGCGGCCGCCTCTTCTCTCGCATCAAAAGTATTCTGAATACTCAGCCCCTGTTGCAGGTGGACTATATTGCCACTGACCGCATGCTGAAAACTCTTTCAGATAGTGAAACAGAGCTACAAGATGCTGGAGTTTCCGTTAGCCAGTGGGATCCATCTTGCCTTCCCTCTGGAGATCTTGCCAATGCTGACCTGGTGGTATACAACTGTTTATCAACTGTCTTAGGGAACACCACTGAAATTCTCTCTAACTTGGCAGCTGCAGTGAAAGAAGGAGGGTTTGTTTTGCTACACACTCTTCTTAAAGGAGAAACTTTTGGAGAAATTGTCAGTTTCCTTACAAGTCCAGATctacagcagaaacacagcttcCTGAGTGAG GCACAGTGGGAGGGCTTATTCAGCAAAGCCTCACTGAATCTGGTTGCTATGAAGAAATCGTTCTTTGGCTCAGTTATTTTCCTGTGTCGCCGGCAAGCCCCTGCCAAAACACCCATTTTTCTGCCAGTAGATGAGACCCATTTTATGTGGGTTGAATCCTTAAAG GAGATCTTGGCTGACCCATCAGAGCAGCCTGTGTGGTTGACTGCCACCACTTGTGGGAACTCTGGAATCTTGGGAATGGTGAACTGTCTCCGCCTTGAAGCAGAAGGCCACAGAATCAG atgtgtgtttgtttccaaCTTGAACCCTTCATCAGCTGTCCCACCCACAAGTCTCTCTTCCCTGGAGATGCAGAAGATTGTTCAGAGGGACCTTGTGATGAATGTGTATCGTGATGGAAAGTGGGGCTCCTTCCGGCATCTCCCATTGGAGCAAG CACAACCTCAAGAGTTGACAGAATATGCCTATGTAAATGTATTGACTCGTGGAGACCTCTCATCTCTTCGTTGGATTGTCTCCCCACTTCAACACTTCCACACAACGAATCCCAATGTTCAACTCTGCAAAGTCTATTATGCATCTCTCAACTTCCGGGACATTATGCTGGCCACAGGAAAGCTTTCTCCAGATGCTATTCCTG GTAACTGGGCTTTGCAGCAGTGCATGCTGGGCATGGAGTTCTCAGGACGGGACCTGGCTGGAAGAAGGGTGATGGGATTGCTGCCAGCAAAGGGGCTGGCTACAGTGGTGGACTGTGACAAGAGGTTTCTATGGGAGGTGCCTAAAACCTG GACTCTGGAAGAAGCAGCTTCAGTACCTGTGGTTTATGCTACTGCTTATTATGCTTTGGTGGTTCGAGGTGGTATGAAGAAGGGTGAGAGTATCCTTATTCACTCTGGCTCAGGAGGTGTTGGCCAAGCAGCCATTGCTATTGCCCTGAGCATGGGCTGCCATGTCTTTACTACTGTAG GCTCCACTGAGAAGCGTGAGTATCTCCAAGCAAGATTCCCACAGCTGGATGCTAATAGCTTTGCCAGCTCCCGAAATACTACCTTTGAGCAACATATACTGCGACTTACTAATGGAAAAG GTGTGAACCTCGTGTTAAATTCTTTGGCAGAAGAGAAGCTCCAAGCCAGTTTGCGTTGTCTTGCTCAACATGGGCGCTTTTTGGAAATAGGCAAATTTGATTTGTCTAACAACAGTCAGCTTG GAATGGCTCTCTTCCTCAAGAATGTGGCATTTCATGGAATCCTACTAGATGCAGTCTTTGAGGAAAACCAAGAGTGGGAAGTAGTATCAGAGTTGTtgaaaaaaggcataaaagaTGGTGTAGTAAAACCCCTGAGGAGTACAGTCTTTAGCAAAGAAGAGGTAGAAGCTGCCTTCAGGTTCATGGCACAAGGAAAACATATTGGCAAAGTTATGATCAAG GTCCAGGAGGAGGAACTGGAATCTCCTCTGAGAAGGTCTGACCCGGTTAAAATCTCTGCCATCTCCCGAACCTCCTGTCCACCTACCAAGTCTTACATCATCACAGGGGGCCTAGGAGGATTTGGGCTTGAGTTGGCACAGTGGCTAGTTGAGAGGGGAGCGCAGAAGCTTATACTGACATCTCGTTCTGGCATACGAACTG gctATCAGGCTGAACGTGTTAGACAGTGGAAGGCACTGGGAATCCAGGTGTTGGTATCTACCAGTGATATTGCAACACTAGAAGGAACACAGCTGTTGATAGAAGAAGCTTTGCAGCTTGGTCCAGTTGGTGGCATCTTTAATTTGGCTGTG gTCCTGAGGGATGGTATGATTGAAAACCAGACCCCAGAATTATTCAGGGAAGTCAACAAGCCCAAGTATTCAGGCACCCTTCATTTGGATTG GGTGACTCGTAAGAAGTGTCCGGACTTGGATTATTTTGTTGTGTTCTCCTCTGTAAGCTGTGGAAGAGGAAATGCTGGGCAAAGTAATTATGGCTTTGCCAATTCTACCATGGAGCGTATTTGTGAGCAGCGGCATCACGATGGACTCCCAG GCCTGGCGATCCAATGGGGAGCCATTGGTGATGTGGGCATCCTTCTGAAGACAATGGGAGACAGAGAGATTGTGATTGGAGGAACCATTCCACAGCAAATCAGTTCATGCCTGGAGGTGCTCGACATCTTCCTGAATCAACCTCATCCTATCATGTCTAGTTTTGTCCTAGCAGAAAAGGTCTCTGTGAAAACTGAAGGAGGCAGTCAGCAGGATCTTGTAGCAGCTGTTGCTCACATCCTGG gtGTCCGTGATGTGAGTAGTCTGAATGCTGAGAGTACCTTGGCAGACTTGGGCTTGGATTCCTTGATGGGTGTGGAGGTGCGCCAGACACTGGAGAGAGACTATGACATCATTATGACCATGAGAGAAATCCGACTTCTTACAGTCAACAAACTGCGTGAACTTTCTTCCAAGTCCGGGACAGCAGAGG AGCTAAAGCCATCCCAACTGATGAAGACAGGCCCAGGCAAACCTCCAAAACTAGATTTGAACAACTTGTTGGTGAACCCAGAAGGGCCAACGATCACCCGCCTCAATGATGTTCAGAGCACAGAGCGCCCTCTTTTCCTTGTTCACCCCATTGAAGGATCTGTTGCAGTTTTCTACACTCTCACCTCCAGACTTCATATGCCCTGCTATGGGCTCCAGTGCACAAAAG CCGCTCCCTTGGACAGCATACAGAGCCTGGCAGCCTATTACATTGACTGTATGAAGCAGATACAACCCGAAGGACCTTACCGCATTGCTGGGTATTCCTTCGGTGCCTGTGTAGCCTTTGAAATGTGCTCCCAACTGCAGGACCAACAAAATGCTTCCCATGCACTCAACAGTCTGTTCCTCTTTGATGGGTCTCATTCCTTTGTGGCAGCATACACTCAG AGCTACAGAGCCAAGCTGGCCCAAGGAAACGAGGCTGCATTGGAGACTGAAGCATTGTGTGCCTTTGTTCAGCAATTTACAGGCATTGAATATAATAAG ctgctggaggttctTCTACCCCTGAAAGATCTGGAGGCTCGTGTGAATGCTGCTGCAGACCTCGTAACTCAGATTCATGCAAACATCAATCGTGAAGcactcagctttgctgctgcttctttttacCATAAACTGAAGGCTGCTGACAAGTATATACCAGAGTCCAAGTATCATGGGAATGTGACACTGATGCGTGCGAAGTCTCACAATGAATATGAAGAAGGACTGGGTGGAGACTACAGACTCTCAGAG GTATGTGATGGGAAAGTATCTGTCCATATTGTTGAAGGGGATCACCACACCTTATTGGAGGGAGATGGCGTTGAATCAATTATTGGGATCATCCACAGCTCACTGGCAGAGCCACGTGTCAGTGTCAGAGAGGGTTAA